The Halopseudomonas sabulinigri genome window below encodes:
- a CDS encoding ATP-binding cassette domain-containing protein, translating into MITIESLTLQRGPLRLLDNANLTLHAGQKVGLLGTNGAGKSSLFALLRGELEPDGGECSLPADWRIAHMRQEIEDLDRLAVDYVLDGDRRLRDIQRRLQQAEQQQAAEQLGSLYGELESHDGFTADSRARTLLAGLGFTTEQCEQSVGDFSGGWRMRLNLAQALMQPSDLLLLDEPTNHLDLDAILWLEDWLRSYPGTLLLISHDRDFLDAVVEHIVHVEGQKLNLYRGAYSQFERTRAERLAQQQSAFEKQQAQREHMQKYIARFRAQATKARQAQSRLKALERMEELSPAHIDSPFSFSFREAANQSTPLLDLDKAQLGYEGKPILADVKLQLAPGARIGLLGPNGAGKSTLIKSLAGTLPLISGELKTGEHLAIGYFAQHQLDSLDPAASPLLHLARLAPDEREQTLRNFLGGFDFQGDRIDQAVEHFSGGEKARLALALIAWQKPNLLLLDEPTNHLDMEMRHALTIALQAFEGAMLLVSHDRALIRDTTDELWLVADGKVATYNEDLDSYTRWLAQFRQQQAAAAQPDASSTPKVDAKAQRRAAAEQRQRLAPLKKAADKLEQQLAKANDELSEVEALLGDSTLYEAVNKDQLKQLLGRQASAQQRVAELEEAWLQAHEELDSLQAALAAE; encoded by the coding sequence ATGATCACCATTGAATCCCTTACGTTGCAACGCGGCCCACTGCGGCTGCTCGACAACGCCAATCTTACCCTGCATGCCGGCCAGAAAGTGGGCCTGCTGGGCACCAATGGCGCCGGCAAGTCCAGCCTGTTTGCCCTGCTGCGCGGCGAACTCGAACCCGATGGCGGCGAATGCAGCCTGCCCGCGGACTGGCGTATCGCCCACATGCGCCAGGAAATCGAAGATCTCGACCGCCTCGCCGTCGACTACGTGCTCGACGGCGACCGGCGCTTGCGCGACATTCAACGCCGACTGCAGCAGGCCGAGCAGCAGCAGGCCGCCGAGCAGCTGGGCAGCCTGTACGGCGAACTGGAAAGCCATGACGGCTTCACTGCCGACAGTCGCGCACGCACGCTGCTGGCCGGTCTGGGCTTCACAACTGAGCAATGCGAGCAGTCGGTAGGGGATTTTTCCGGTGGCTGGCGCATGCGCCTCAATCTGGCACAGGCACTGATGCAGCCGTCCGATTTGCTGCTGCTCGATGAGCCGACCAACCACCTCGACCTCGACGCTATTCTCTGGCTCGAGGACTGGCTGCGCAGCTATCCCGGCACCCTGCTGCTGATCTCCCACGACCGCGATTTTCTCGACGCCGTGGTCGAGCATATCGTGCACGTGGAAGGTCAGAAACTGAACCTCTATCGCGGCGCCTACAGCCAGTTTGAGCGCACCCGCGCCGAGCGGCTGGCGCAGCAGCAGTCGGCCTTCGAGAAGCAGCAGGCGCAGCGCGAACACATGCAGAAGTACATCGCCCGCTTCCGCGCCCAGGCTACCAAGGCCCGTCAGGCGCAGAGCCGGCTGAAAGCCCTGGAGCGGATGGAAGAACTGAGCCCGGCGCACATCGACTCGCCGTTCTCGTTCAGCTTCCGCGAGGCGGCCAATCAGTCCACCCCGCTGCTCGATCTCGACAAGGCCCAGCTCGGCTACGAGGGCAAACCCATCCTTGCCGATGTCAAATTGCAGCTGGCGCCCGGCGCCCGCATTGGCCTGCTCGGCCCCAACGGCGCCGGCAAGTCGACGCTGATCAAATCGCTGGCCGGCACCTTGCCATTGATCAGCGGCGAACTGAAAACCGGCGAGCACCTGGCCATTGGTTACTTCGCCCAGCACCAGCTCGACAGCCTGGATCCCGCCGCCAGCCCGCTGCTGCACCTGGCCAGACTGGCGCCGGATGAGCGCGAGCAGACATTGCGCAACTTCCTCGGCGGCTTTGACTTCCAGGGTGATCGCATCGATCAGGCGGTAGAGCACTTTTCTGGTGGCGAGAAGGCCCGCCTGGCGCTGGCGCTGATTGCCTGGCAAAAACCCAATCTGCTGCTGCTTGATGAGCCGACCAACCACCTCGACATGGAAATGCGCCACGCGCTGACCATCGCACTGCAGGCGTTCGAAGGCGCCATGTTGCTGGTCTCGCATGACCGGGCGCTGATCCGCGACACCACGGACGAGCTCTGGCTGGTCGCCGACGGCAAGGTCGCCACCTATAACGAAGACCTGGATAGCTATACCCGCTGGTTGGCGCAGTTCCGCCAGCAGCAGGCCGCCGCCGCGCAGCCCGACGCCAGCAGCACACCCAAGGTTGATGCCAAGGCACAGCGCCGCGCCGCTGCCGAACAACGCCAACGCCTGGCGCCATTGAAAAAGGCGGCGGACAAGCTGGAGCAGCAACTGGCCAAGGCGAATGACGAACTCAGCGAAGTGGAAGCCCTGCTAGGTGACAGCACCTTGTACGAAGCCGTCAACAAGGATCAGCTGAAACAATTGCTTGGCCGCCAGGCCAGTGCCCAGCAGCGCGTTGCCGAGCTGGAAGAAGCCTGGCTGCAGGCCCACGAAGAACTCGACAGCCTGCAGGCTGCCTTGGCCGCCGAATGA
- a CDS encoding YaiI/YqxD family protein: MILWIDADACPRPVRDVAVKAARRKQIELVLVANSAQQLPPGPGVRQVIVSAGADAADHHIIEQARPGDLVITADIPLAAGLVDRQVTAINPRGQVYDKASIGDRLAMRNLMDELRGAGLAGRGGPAPYSDRDKQAFANALDRLLARGA; the protein is encoded by the coding sequence ATGATTCTCTGGATTGATGCCGACGCCTGCCCACGCCCCGTGCGCGACGTGGCGGTCAAGGCCGCGCGGCGCAAGCAGATCGAACTGGTATTGGTGGCCAACAGCGCCCAGCAGTTGCCACCGGGCCCCGGCGTGCGTCAGGTGATAGTGTCGGCCGGCGCGGATGCCGCCGACCATCACATCATTGAGCAGGCACGTCCGGGAGACCTGGTGATTACCGCCGACATTCCGCTGGCCGCTGGTCTGGTCGACCGCCAGGTAACCGCCATCAACCCGCGTGGTCAGGTCTACGACAAGGCCAGCATCGGCGACCGTCTGGCCATGCGCAACCTCATGGACGAGCTACGCGGTGCCGGATTGGCTGGGCGCGGTGGTCCGGCGCCTTACAGCGACCGCGACAAGCAGGCCTTCGCCAACGCACTGGACCGGCTACTCGCCCGCGGCGCCTGA
- a CDS encoding DUF6436 domain-containing protein, translating into MRPWIRRVLTLLLLLVWLAGLVWAYWWFEARYIKSFERPAYFAGEAVAPPFAPGHVQVLHVWQSGCPCSAGHESYVDEMTQRFSAQGVQFARAGQRTTEGLTDGLKALPYWPIPEVWAGWPGAPSIAIWDAQGNLAYVGPYSDGAHCTTDSSFVEPVVQALLAGRKVSITRQDAVACLCDLDPDERSVDEPEHSPIPQP; encoded by the coding sequence ATGCGCCCCTGGATTCGCCGTGTTCTCACTCTGTTGCTGTTGCTGGTCTGGCTCGCGGGGCTGGTCTGGGCCTACTGGTGGTTCGAAGCGCGTTACATCAAATCCTTCGAGCGCCCAGCGTACTTTGCGGGTGAGGCAGTGGCGCCGCCCTTTGCGCCAGGGCACGTACAGGTACTACACGTGTGGCAATCTGGTTGCCCCTGCAGTGCCGGGCACGAAAGCTACGTAGATGAAATGACGCAGCGCTTTAGCGCGCAAGGGGTGCAGTTTGCCCGCGCCGGCCAGCGTACCACTGAGGGCCTGACCGATGGTCTCAAGGCCTTGCCGTACTGGCCGATACCCGAGGTATGGGCGGGCTGGCCCGGCGCGCCGTCCATTGCCATCTGGGATGCGCAGGGAAATCTGGCCTATGTAGGCCCCTACAGTGATGGAGCTCACTGTACAACTGACAGCAGTTTTGTCGAGCCGGTGGTGCAGGCCTTGCTGGCCGGACGCAAGGTGAGTATCACACGCCAGGACGCGGTGGCTTGCCTGTGTGATCTTGATCCTGATGAGAGGTCTGTCGATGAACCCGAGCATTCCCCAATCCCTCAGCCTTGA
- a CDS encoding disulfide bond formation protein B, whose product MTLPASRPLYLLAFIVCVLLMGTALYLEHVVGLEPCPLCILQRMAVIVIGLLCLAAVLHNPTPRNGKRTGARVYAVLLILASLFGGATAARQVWLQHLPADQVPTCMLPLDYMLEALPFWEVLSQVFSGTAQCAEVTWTFLGLSIAEGTLIAFVCFTVFGLMQLLRKVD is encoded by the coding sequence ATGACCCTGCCGGCCTCCCGCCCCCTTTACCTGCTCGCTTTCATCGTCTGTGTACTGTTGATGGGCACCGCCCTGTACCTGGAACACGTGGTTGGCCTGGAGCCATGCCCCCTGTGCATTCTGCAACGCATGGCAGTGATTGTGATCGGCCTGCTGTGTCTGGCTGCCGTACTGCACAACCCTACCCCGCGCAATGGCAAGCGCACCGGCGCCCGGGTTTACGCCGTGCTGCTGATCCTCGCCAGCCTGTTCGGTGGCGCCACGGCTGCGCGCCAGGTTTGGCTGCAGCACCTGCCGGCGGATCAGGTACCCACCTGCATGCTGCCGCTCGACTACATGCTCGAAGCCCTGCCCTTCTGGGAAGTGCTCAGCCAGGTATTCAGCGGCACCGCCCAATGCGCGGAAGTTACCTGGACCTTCCTCGGCCTGAGCATTGCCGAAGGCACCCTGATCGCCTTCGTCTGCTTTACCGTTTTTGGCCTGATGCAGCTACTGCGCAAGGTCGACTGA
- the hemB gene encoding porphobilinogen synthase, with protein sequence MRRDDFSRRLMRENTLTADDLIYPVFVLEGEGQREAIASMPGIERLSIDLLLEEAAELVELGIPAIALFPVTPLQKKSLDAAEAYNPEGLAQRATRALKARFPELGVITDVALDPFTTHGQDGIIDEHGYVMNDITVETLVKQTLSHAEAGADIVAPSDMMDGRVGAMRAALEDAGHVHTRIMAYSAKYASAYYGPFRDAVGSAGNLGKGNKATYQMDPANGNEALQEIAADLAEGADMVMVKPGMPYLDIVHRVKDTFKVPTFVYQVSGEYAMHCAAINNGWLSDAVILESLIAFKRAGADGILTYFAKTAARQLRERQPN encoded by the coding sequence ATGCGTCGCGATGACTTTTCGCGCCGCCTGATGCGGGAAAACACCCTCACGGCAGACGACCTGATCTATCCGGTTTTTGTGCTGGAAGGTGAAGGCCAGCGCGAAGCCATTGCCTCGATGCCGGGGATCGAACGCCTGTCGATCGATCTGCTGTTGGAGGAGGCTGCCGAACTGGTCGAGCTGGGTATTCCGGCGATTGCGCTGTTCCCCGTCACGCCCTTGCAGAAAAAGTCGCTCGACGCCGCCGAAGCCTACAATCCCGAGGGCCTGGCGCAACGCGCAACCCGCGCCCTCAAGGCCCGTTTTCCCGAGCTTGGCGTGATCACCGATGTCGCCCTGGACCCCTTCACCACCCACGGCCAGGACGGCATCATCGACGAGCACGGCTACGTGATGAACGACATCACCGTCGAGACGCTGGTCAAGCAAACCCTGTCCCACGCTGAAGCCGGTGCCGACATAGTCGCCCCCTCCGACATGATGGACGGCCGGGTTGGCGCCATGCGTGCAGCACTGGAAGACGCCGGCCATGTGCACACCCGCATCATGGCCTACTCCGCCAAATACGCCAGCGCCTATTACGGCCCCTTCCGCGACGCGGTCGGCTCCGCCGGCAACCTCGGCAAGGGTAACAAGGCGACCTATCAGATGGACCCGGCCAACGGCAATGAAGCCCTGCAGGAAATTGCCGCAGACCTGGCCGAGGGTGCCGATATGGTCATGGTCAAACCCGGCATGCCCTATCTGGATATCGTCCACCGGGTAAAAGACACCTTCAAGGTACCTACCTTCGTCTATCAGGTCAGTGGCGAGTACGCCATGCACTGCGCCGCCATCAATAACGGCTGGCTCAGCGATGCGGTGATTCTCGAATCGCTGATTGCCTTCAAGCGCGCCGGCGCCGACGGCATCCTCACCTATTTCGCCAAAACCGCTGCGCGCCAATTGCGCGAACGACAACCAAACTGA
- a CDS encoding methyl-accepting chemotaxis protein, producing the protein MNPSIPQSLSLDAHYLQADRVMLAVLWLCLLASLALAGWYETWAQALIVAGGTLLVMHALHALAKGSRVFRCAMGAAFMVMAALHINQSHGTLEMHFSIFVLLAFLIYYRDWLPIAVATLVIAVHHFMFFYLQSQQLGVWLAKGVTFGLVFVHAGYVVVEAAVLIYLARLGYRDALEGEAMGRATAMMLASGKGVDLTYRVPMRTPMIDSFNNLVAGLDVMVADVGGNLQRLAEVGDAVTGKSAAVRQSAERQQDETHYMVQAMQELSQATAEVARNAAEAAGASEGADRHAQQGHQAMQDIRQEVGSLQANIRRTGDAVNGAAQLAVDIDQVVDVIKGVAEQTNLLALNAAIEAARAGEQGRGFAVVADEVRNLSQRTAHSTAEIQDFIARLQQASEEARGAMQLSQGSVSRCMTVTDDSVQILAGIVDEVAGIAKLNSSIASATQEQAAVGDDVAQRLQGIGDIAVANADQAAELARQAAELERVRGQLQGDVSQFITSRRG; encoded by the coding sequence ATGAACCCGAGCATTCCCCAATCCCTCAGCCTTGATGCCCATTACCTGCAGGCCGACCGGGTCATGCTGGCCGTGCTGTGGTTATGCCTGCTGGCGTCGCTGGCGCTGGCCGGTTGGTACGAGACCTGGGCGCAGGCGCTGATAGTTGCCGGTGGCACCCTGCTGGTGATGCACGCTTTGCATGCGCTGGCCAAAGGCAGCCGCGTCTTTCGCTGTGCCATGGGCGCCGCTTTCATGGTTATGGCCGCGCTGCATATCAACCAGAGCCACGGCACGCTGGAAATGCACTTTTCCATTTTTGTGCTGCTGGCCTTCCTGATCTACTACCGTGACTGGCTGCCGATCGCGGTGGCGACGTTGGTGATTGCGGTTCACCATTTCATGTTCTTCTACTTGCAAAGCCAGCAATTGGGCGTTTGGCTGGCCAAGGGCGTGACCTTCGGGCTGGTGTTTGTCCACGCCGGCTACGTTGTCGTAGAGGCAGCGGTGCTGATCTACTTGGCCCGACTGGGTTACCGTGATGCGCTGGAAGGTGAGGCGATGGGGCGTGCGACGGCCATGATGCTGGCCTCAGGCAAAGGGGTTGACCTGACTTACCGGGTGCCGATGCGCACACCCATGATCGACTCCTTCAATAATCTGGTAGCGGGGCTGGATGTCATGGTGGCCGACGTCGGCGGCAACCTGCAACGGCTTGCCGAGGTGGGCGATGCGGTCACCGGCAAGTCGGCTGCGGTGCGCCAGAGCGCGGAACGCCAGCAGGACGAAACCCACTACATGGTGCAGGCCATGCAGGAGCTCAGTCAGGCTACCGCCGAGGTAGCGCGCAATGCCGCTGAAGCGGCCGGCGCATCGGAAGGTGCCGACCGCCACGCACAGCAGGGGCACCAGGCGATGCAGGATATCCGGCAGGAAGTAGGCTCGCTGCAAGCCAATATTCGGCGCACCGGTGACGCAGTCAACGGCGCCGCTCAACTGGCGGTTGATATTGATCAGGTGGTGGATGTGATCAAGGGCGTAGCCGAACAGACCAACCTGCTGGCGCTTAATGCCGCCATTGAGGCCGCGCGCGCTGGCGAGCAGGGGCGGGGCTTTGCGGTGGTCGCCGACGAGGTTCGCAATCTGTCGCAGCGCACGGCGCACTCTACGGCAGAAATTCAGGACTTTATCGCGCGCCTACAGCAGGCATCGGAAGAGGCCCGCGGCGCCATGCAGTTGAGTCAGGGCTCCGTATCGCGCTGCATGACAGTGACTGACGACAGTGTGCAGATCCTCGCCGGCATTGTTGATGAGGTGGCCGGTATCGCCAAACTCAACAGCAGCATAGCCTCCGCCACGCAGGAGCAGGCCGCGGTGGGTGACGATGTCGCCCAGCGCCTGCAGGGCATCGGCGATATTGCCGTGGCCAATGCCGATCAGGCCGCCGAGCTGGCGCGGCAGGCTGCAGAACTGGAGCGGGTGCGCGGTCAGCTGCAGGGCGACGTCAGCCAGTTTATAACCAGTCGCCGTGGCTAG
- the rsd gene encoding sigma D regulator → MLDSCTNSQERWGGVHQLIDRWLAERKQMVMNYTQLRKRQAPSSAPDTELAAFCDTLVDYLSAGHFEIYEQLMREAEDFKDQRGIELAHQVYPRIETITREAVTFNDTYGQPDCGVDEETMQARLHHLGGLLHERFELEDCLIEVLHTAHKDMLSTV, encoded by the coding sequence ATGCTGGACAGTTGCACAAACTCCCAGGAGCGCTGGGGCGGCGTTCACCAGCTGATCGATCGCTGGCTTGCCGAGCGCAAGCAGATGGTCATGAACTACACCCAACTGCGCAAACGTCAGGCGCCCAGCAGCGCACCCGATACCGAGCTCGCCGCGTTCTGCGACACTCTGGTCGATTATCTCTCCGCCGGCCACTTTGAAATCTACGAACAACTGATGCGCGAAGCGGAAGATTTCAAGGATCAGCGCGGCATCGAGCTGGCCCACCAGGTCTACCCGCGTATCGAAACCATCACCCGTGAAGCGGTCACCTTCAACGACACCTACGGCCAACCCGATTGCGGCGTTGACGAAGAGACCATGCAAGCGCGCCTGCATCACCTTGGCGGCCTACTGCATGAGCGCTTCGAGCTGGAAGACTGCCTGATCGAAGTACTGCATACCGCTCACAAGGACATGCTCAGCACCGTCTGA
- a CDS encoding DUF3833 domain-containing protein, which produces MKTLLILLLCCTLAACASSDVEQYAAEQPALSLPDYLNGDLQAWGMFQDRSGKVVKRFHVQMTGQWQGNTGTLDERFTYSDGSTERRVWTLTRQSDGSWQGTADDVEGVATGKVAGNAFHWAYRLRLPVDGRTWVVDLDDRMYLIDEKVMLNRAIMSKWGVTLGSITLNFYKR; this is translated from the coding sequence ATGAAAACGTTGCTGATACTGCTGTTGTGTTGCACGCTGGCGGCCTGCGCCAGCTCCGACGTGGAACAGTACGCCGCCGAACAGCCCGCGCTCTCTCTGCCGGATTACCTCAACGGCGACCTGCAGGCCTGGGGCATGTTTCAGGATCGTAGCGGCAAGGTGGTCAAGCGCTTCCATGTGCAGATGACCGGCCAGTGGCAGGGCAATACCGGCACCCTGGATGAGCGCTTCACCTATTCCGACGGCTCGACCGAACGCCGCGTGTGGACGCTGACCCGGCAAAGCGACGGCAGCTGGCAGGGCACTGCGGATGACGTAGAAGGCGTAGCCACTGGCAAAGTGGCCGGCAACGCCTTCCACTGGGCCTACCGCTTACGCCTGCCGGTGGACGGTCGAACCTGGGTTGTTGACCTGGATGACCGCATGTATCTGATTGACGAAAAGGTCATGCTCAACCGCGCGATCATGAGCAAATGGGGCGTTACCCTGGGCAGCATCACACTCAACTTTTATAAACGTTGA
- a CDS encoding TIGR02444 family protein, which translates to MNEVNPDLRSWALDCYAWPGVAPALLALQDECGQDVLLLLTVTWLWLQGRAVPVQKLNWLLRQHSPWQQQIIEPLRLVRRRLKQDPAAPALYQQAKRLEQEAELLQLVRLQDWALAVAEATEGELRDHLLALSRVQQLTCAERLEVLLAAYAAAAEAAA; encoded by the coding sequence ATGAACGAGGTTAATCCGGATCTACGCAGTTGGGCGCTGGACTGTTATGCCTGGCCGGGCGTAGCGCCAGCGTTGCTGGCGTTGCAGGATGAGTGCGGGCAGGATGTACTGCTGTTGCTGACGGTCACCTGGCTCTGGTTGCAGGGGCGGGCGGTGCCTGTCCAGAAGCTGAATTGGTTGCTGCGTCAGCACAGTCCCTGGCAGCAGCAAATCATCGAACCCTTGCGCCTGGTGCGGCGGCGTTTGAAGCAGGACCCGGCGGCGCCAGCGCTGTATCAGCAGGCGAAGCGGTTGGAGCAGGAGGCCGAATTGCTGCAGCTGGTGCGGCTGCAGGACTGGGCGCTAGCGGTGGCTGAGGCGACAGAAGGTGAGTTGCGTGACCACTTGCTGGCGCTGAGCCGCGTGCAGCAGCTGACGTGCGCTGAGCGTTTGGAGGTTTTGCTGGCGGCGTACGCGGCCGCTGCCGAAGCAGCGGCGTAG
- a CDS encoding GGDEF domain-containing protein, with translation MLAALDLTTLTVTLTLVTLSMTLLLALAAWHAGTEQGLRHWALGNCALMLGLLLNVNQQHLHHSLSVVLANGLMTLGLGVVWLGVRAFKGRSQPQWGPICAAAVIMLLLWFFRFQVDRLDIRYAVSSVTLGGLCLMCARELLIRAAQPLRTAYWFSGSIALLYGFCLVARPLAVLFGWQSDLPVLDSPLQNLTLLGAMLAQIGMASGFILMTHYRTAEALHRLSERDALTNTLNRRSLQEQAHVLLNLMAQRGQPVTLIMVDADHFKRINDEFGHQTGDAVLCHLVARIGQHLRSDDLLGRFGGEEFTLILPGLDTERAAQVAERIRQGLCSNPWESESKPVWLSVSLGVACSEHHGYDFNTLLSAADAALYRAKALGRNRVELAPAPGADLEDQMALRLLSQFRHNLDV, from the coding sequence ATGCTTGCCGCACTTGACCTGACTACCCTGACTGTCACCCTGACGCTGGTGACCCTGAGCATGACGCTACTGCTGGCGCTGGCAGCCTGGCACGCCGGCACCGAACAGGGGCTGCGGCATTGGGCGTTGGGTAACTGTGCGCTGATGCTCGGACTATTGCTCAACGTCAACCAGCAACACCTGCACCACAGCCTGTCGGTGGTGCTCGCCAACGGCCTGATGACGCTGGGCCTCGGTGTGGTCTGGCTCGGCGTGCGAGCGTTCAAGGGTCGCAGCCAGCCACAGTGGGGGCCTATCTGTGCAGCCGCGGTAATCATGCTGTTGCTGTGGTTTTTCCGCTTCCAGGTGGACCGCCTCGATATCCGCTACGCCGTCAGCTCGGTCACCCTCGGCGGCCTGTGCCTGATGTGTGCGCGCGAACTGCTTATCCGCGCCGCCCAGCCCCTACGCACCGCCTACTGGTTCAGTGGCAGCATCGCCCTGCTGTATGGCTTTTGTCTGGTGGCGCGCCCACTGGCGGTACTGTTTGGCTGGCAAAGCGACCTGCCGGTACTCGACAGCCCATTGCAGAATCTCACCCTGCTCGGCGCCATGCTTGCGCAGATCGGTATGGCCAGCGGCTTCATCCTGATGACCCACTACCGCACCGCCGAAGCGCTGCACCGACTGTCTGAGCGCGATGCCCTGACCAACACCCTGAACCGCCGCAGCCTGCAGGAGCAGGCACATGTGTTACTCAACCTGATGGCACAACGCGGTCAGCCAGTCACGCTGATCATGGTCGATGCCGACCATTTCAAGCGCATTAACGACGAGTTTGGCCATCAGACCGGCGATGCCGTGCTCTGTCACCTGGTCGCGCGAATCGGTCAGCATCTGCGCAGCGATGATCTGCTCGGCCGTTTTGGTGGCGAAGAGTTCACCCTGATCCTGCCGGGCCTGGATACCGAGCGGGCCGCCCAGGTGGCCGAGCGTATTCGTCAGGGCCTGTGCAGCAACCCCTGGGAGTCCGAGTCAAAACCGGTATGGTTGAGCGTCAGTCTGGGGGTCGCGTGCTCTGAACATCACGGCTACGATTTCAACACCCTGCTGAGCGCCGCAGACGCCGCGCTGTACCGCGCCAAGGCGCTCGGGCGCAATCGCGTAGAGCTGGCCCCGGCACCCGGCGCCGATCTCGAAGACCAAATGGCCTTACGCCTGTTGTCACAATTCCGTCATAATCTGGACGTATAA